The Streptococcus mitis genome has a segment encoding these proteins:
- a CDS encoding formate/nitrite transporter family protein codes for MSSSEFISKIDYYCHKKESLFKQSKLKYAIRSMFAGAFLTFSTAAGAIGADLLNSIVPSSGYFLFPFVFAWGLVYIVFLNAELVTSNMMYLTAGAFLKKIDWKKAMIILLYCTLFNLIGALVAGWAFANSSAFSHLTHDSFLPKLVAKKLARPSDLVLLEGILANVFVNIAILSSILVKDGAAKLWIILSAISMFVFLSNEHIAANFASFSIMKFSMIADQVPHFDLPNILRHWGVTFIANFIGGGLLIGLPYAFLNKNEDTYVD; via the coding sequence TTTCAAGCAAAGTAAGTTAAAGTATGCAATTCGTTCTATGTTTGCAGGTGCTTTTTTAACCTTTAGTACAGCTGCCGGCGCTATTGGTGCAGATTTACTTAATAGTATTGTTCCAAGTAGTGGGTATTTCCTGTTCCCATTTGTTTTTGCTTGGGGGCTGGTTTATATTGTCTTTCTAAATGCGGAATTGGTAACTTCCAATATGATGTATTTAACAGCAGGCGCATTTTTGAAAAAGATTGATTGGAAAAAGGCAATGATTATTTTACTCTATTGTACTTTGTTTAATCTCATTGGTGCCTTGGTGGCTGGATGGGCCTTTGCCAACTCGTCAGCCTTTTCGCATTTGACCCATGATAGTTTCCTTCCTAAGCTTGTAGCCAAGAAATTGGCGCGTCCAAGTGATTTAGTCCTGCTTGAGGGAATTCTTGCCAATGTATTTGTAAATATTGCCATTCTTTCATCTATATTAGTCAAAGACGGTGCTGCCAAACTATGGATCATTTTATCAGCTATTTCCATGTTTGTCTTCTTGTCCAATGAGCACATCGCTGCCAATTTTGCTTCCTTTAGTATTATGAAATTCAGCATGATTGCTGATCAAGTACCTCACTTTGATCTTCCAAATATCCTTCGACATTGGGGTGTAACCTTTATTGCTAACTTTATAGGTGGAGGTCTTCTGATTGGTTTACCGTATGCCTTTCTAAATAAGAATGAAGATACATATGTTGATTAA
- a CDS encoding formate/nitrite transporter family protein, whose translation MVSSEFISKIEFACKKKESLYSQSKFKYAIRSMFAGAFLTFSTAAGAVGADLINKIAPGSGRFLFPFVFAWGLAYIVFLNAELVTSNMMFLTAGSFLKKISWRKTAEILLYCTLFNLIGALIAGWGFAHSAAYAHLTHDSFISGVVEMKLGRSNELILLEAILANIFVNIAILSFVLVKDGGAKLWLVLSAIYMFVFLTNEHIAANFASFAIVKFSVAADSIANFGVGNMLRHWGVTFIGNFIGGGLLMGLPYAFLNKNEDTYVD comes from the coding sequence ATGGTTTCTTCAGAATTTATCTCAAAGATTGAATTTGCTTGCAAGAAGAAGGAAAGTCTTTATAGTCAAAGCAAATTTAAGTATGCGATTCGTTCTATGTTTGCAGGTGCATTTTTAACCTTCAGTACTGCTGCTGGTGCGGTTGGGGCTGACTTGATTAATAAAATTGCACCAGGTAGTGGACGCTTCCTCTTCCCATTTGTCTTTGCTTGGGGCTTGGCCTATATTGTTTTCTTGAATGCCGAGTTGGTAACATCAAACATGATGTTCTTGACTGCTGGTAGTTTCTTGAAAAAAATTTCTTGGAGAAAGACAGCTGAGATTTTACTTTACTGTACCTTGTTCAACCTTATCGGGGCTTTGATAGCAGGTTGGGGCTTTGCTCATTCGGCAGCCTATGCACATCTGACACACGATAGTTTCATCTCAGGGGTTGTTGAGATGAAGTTAGGCCGTTCAAATGAATTAATCTTGCTTGAGGCGATTTTGGCAAATATTTTCGTAAATATTGCGATTCTTTCATTTGTTTTGGTCAAAGATGGTGGTGCCAAACTTTGGCTAGTTTTATCAGCAATTTACATGTTTGTATTCTTAACAAACGAGCACATTGCGGCGAATTTTGCTTCTTTCGCTATTGTGAAATTCAGTGTTGCTGCTGATTCAATTGCTAACTTCGGTGTTGGAAATATGCTTCGTCACTGGGGTGTAACCTTCATTGGGAACTTCATTGGTGGTGGTCTCTTGATGGGTCTTCCATATGCCTTCCTCAATAAAAATGAAGATACTTATGTAGATTAA
- a CDS encoding O-acetylhomoserine aminocarboxypropyltransferase/cysteine synthase family protein → MTRDFKFETLQLHAGQVVDPATKSRAVPIYQTTSFVFDDTQEGADLFALRKPGNIYTRITNPTTAAFEERIAALEGGVGSLATASGMAAVTYTILALAHAGDHVVAASTIYGGTFNLLKETLPRYGITTTFVDVDNLDEVEAAINDNTKLVLIETLGNPLINIPDLEKLAEIAHKHQIPLVSDNTFATPYLINVFSHGVDIAIHSATKFIGGHGTTIGGVIVDSGRFDWAASGKFPQFVEEDPSYHNLSYTRDVGAAAFIIAVRVQLLRDTGAALSPFNAFLLLQGLETLSLRVERHVQNAEKIVDFLVNHPKVEKVNYPKLADSPYHALAEKYLPKGVGSIFTFHVKGGEAEARKVIDHLEIFSDLANVADAKSLVVHPATTTHGQLSEKDLEAAGVTPNQIRLSIGLENVDDLIEDLRLALEKI, encoded by the coding sequence ATGACTCGTGATTTTAAATTTGAAACTTTGCAACTACATGCTGGTCAAGTTGTGGATCCAGCTACCAAGTCTCGTGCAGTGCCGATTTATCAAACAACATCTTTTGTTTTTGATGACACGCAGGAAGGTGCCGATCTGTTTGCCTTGAGGAAACCAGGGAACATTTATACTCGTATCACCAATCCTACAACGGCTGCTTTTGAAGAAAGAATTGCAGCTCTCGAAGGTGGTGTCGGATCTCTTGCAACAGCATCAGGTATGGCTGCAGTGACTTATACGATTTTGGCTCTTGCTCATGCAGGTGACCATGTAGTGGCAGCATCAACTATTTACGGTGGGACTTTCAATCTCTTGAAAGAAACCCTTCCTCGTTATGGTATCACAACAACCTTTGTCGATGTGGATAATTTGGATGAAGTAGAAGCAGCTATCAATGACAATACCAAGCTTGTCTTGATTGAAACCTTGGGCAACCCCTTGATTAACATTCCAGATTTGGAAAAATTGGCAGAGATTGCTCATAAGCATCAGATTCCACTTGTTTCCGACAATACCTTTGCTACACCTTACTTGATTAATGTCTTTTCTCACGGCGTAGATATTGCTATTCACTCAGCGACTAAGTTTATCGGTGGGCATGGTACGACTATTGGAGGCGTGATTGTCGATAGCGGTCGTTTTGACTGGGCGGCTTCAGGAAAATTCCCTCAATTTGTTGAGGAAGACCCAAGCTACCACAATTTGAGCTATACTCGTGATGTGGGTGCAGCAGCCTTTATTATCGCTGTCCGTGTCCAATTGCTTCGTGATACAGGTGCAGCCTTGTCACCATTCAATGCTTTCCTCTTGCTTCAAGGACTTGAAACCCTTTCTCTTCGTGTCGAACGTCATGTGCAAAATGCAGAGAAAATTGTTGATTTCCTTGTCAACCATCCTAAGGTAGAAAAAGTCAACTATCCAAAACTTGCTGATAGTCCTTACCATGCCTTGGCTGAGAAATACTTGCCAAAAGGTGTGGGCTCAATCTTTACCTTCCATGTCAAAGGTGGGGAAGCAGAAGCACGCAAGGTAATTGATCATTTAGAAATCTTCTCTGACCTTGCCAATGTGGCAGATGCTAAATCGCTTGTTGTTCATCCAGCTACAACCACTCACGGTCAATTGTCAGAAAAAGACCTAGAAGCAGCAGGTGTCACACCAAACCAAATTCGTTTGTCAATCGGTCTTGAAAATGTAGATGATTTGATCGAAGACTTGCGCTTGGCCTTGGAAAAAATTTAA